One region of Vibrio pelagius genomic DNA includes:
- the polA gene encoding DNA polymerase I, which yields MARIPDNPLILIDGSSYLYRAFHAYPGTMSNGDIPTNAIYGVVNMLRSMMRQFASDRIAVVFDAKGKTFRDDMYPEYKANRPPMPDDLRCQIEPLHNVIRAMGLPLISIPGVEADDVIGTLASQASKAGMPVLISTGDKDMAQLVDDNVTLINTMTNVVMDREGVIEKFGIPPELIIDYLALMGDKVDNIPGVPGVGDKTATALLQGIGSIEKLYQNLDDIAALGFRGSKTMAKKLVDNEENAKLSYELATIKLDVELEETPESLVKGAPNIDELIKLYGQLVFKSWLNELLEGGTGVVEADEKSGAAGAARSVAPTSSSVEMNTSAVTIDRSKYETILNEEDFNAWLEKLKAAEVFAFDTETDSLDYMVANLVGLSFATEEGVAAYVPVAHDYLDAPAQLDRDWVLEQLKPILEDDTQAKVGQNLKYDASVLARYGIEMKGIKHDTMLASYVFNSVGGKHDMDSLALRFLQHSCISFEQIAGKGKKQLTFNQIELGEASPYAAEDADVTLRLHNRLMQHIEQDEKLKAIYEEIEVPLVPVISRIERTGVFVDDMLLGAQSQEIAARLDELEQKAYEIAEQEFNMNSPKQLQAILFEKMGLPVVKKTPSGAPSTNEEVLQELALDYPLPKLILEYRGLAKLKSTYTDKLPKMINAETGRVHTSYHQAVTATGRLSSTDPNLQNIPIRNEEGRRIRQAFVAPHGWKILAVDYSQIELRIMAHLSGDKALLEAFQQGKDIHAATAAEIIGVSIDDVTSEQRRRAKAVNFGLIYGMSAFGLAKQLGIPRGEAQHYMDTYFERYPGVMQYMEDTRSAASEQGFVETIYGRRLHLPEIKSRNGMRRKAAERAAINAPMQGTAADIIKKAMLLVDEWIQAEGAGRVKLLMQVHDELVFEVEESALAEIESKVQELMESAAELDVPLVAEAGHGDNWDQAH from the coding sequence ATGGCTCGTATTCCTGATAATCCATTGATTTTGATTGATGGCTCTTCTTACCTCTATCGCGCGTTCCATGCTTACCCGGGCACCATGAGTAATGGTGATATTCCCACTAACGCTATTTATGGTGTGGTGAACATGCTACGCAGCATGATGCGTCAATTCGCTTCAGATCGCATTGCCGTTGTTTTCGATGCTAAGGGCAAAACGTTCCGTGATGATATGTATCCAGAATATAAAGCCAATCGCCCGCCTATGCCGGATGATCTGCGTTGCCAGATTGAGCCTCTGCACAATGTGATTCGTGCAATGGGTCTGCCATTGATCTCGATCCCGGGCGTGGAAGCGGATGATGTTATTGGTACGTTGGCGTCACAAGCATCCAAAGCGGGTATGCCAGTACTGATCAGTACCGGTGATAAAGATATGGCTCAGTTAGTTGATGATAACGTTACGCTGATCAACACCATGACGAATGTGGTGATGGATCGTGAAGGCGTTATCGAGAAGTTCGGTATTCCACCAGAACTGATCATCGACTACTTGGCACTGATGGGCGATAAAGTGGATAACATTCCTGGTGTACCGGGTGTCGGCGATAAAACGGCGACGGCGCTACTTCAGGGTATAGGTAGCATCGAAAAGCTGTACCAAAATTTAGACGACATCGCAGCACTTGGATTCCGTGGTTCGAAAACTATGGCTAAGAAGCTGGTTGATAACGAAGAGAACGCCAAGCTTTCTTACGAGCTAGCGACCATCAAATTGGATGTTGAACTAGAAGAGACACCGGAGTCCTTAGTTAAAGGGGCGCCAAATATAGACGAGCTGATCAAACTGTATGGACAACTCGTGTTTAAGTCGTGGTTGAATGAGCTGTTAGAAGGCGGCACTGGCGTGGTTGAGGCTGATGAGAAGTCTGGTGCGGCTGGCGCTGCACGCTCTGTAGCACCAACGTCATCAAGTGTAGAGATGAACACTTCAGCTGTGACCATTGATCGCAGCAAGTACGAAACGATTCTGAATGAAGAGGACTTCAATGCTTGGCTAGAGAAGCTAAAAGCAGCGGAAGTGTTTGCCTTTGATACGGAAACGGACAGCCTTGACTACATGGTGGCGAATCTAGTCGGTTTATCGTTCGCGACAGAAGAGGGCGTTGCCGCTTACGTACCAGTGGCACATGACTACCTAGACGCGCCAGCACAGCTGGATCGTGATTGGGTACTGGAACAGCTGAAGCCGATTTTAGAAGACGATACTCAAGCCAAAGTCGGTCAGAACCTTAAGTACGATGCGTCTGTACTTGCGCGCTACGGTATTGAGATGAAGGGCATTAAACATGACACCATGTTGGCATCTTACGTTTTCAACAGCGTAGGTGGTAAGCACGACATGGATAGCCTTGCGCTGCGTTTCCTACAACACAGCTGCATCTCATTCGAGCAGATTGCAGGCAAGGGCAAGAAGCAACTGACGTTTAACCAGATTGAACTGGGCGAGGCGTCTCCTTACGCAGCTGAAGACGCGGATGTCACCCTACGTCTGCACAATCGTTTGATGCAACACATCGAGCAAGATGAAAAGCTAAAAGCGATTTACGAAGAGATTGAAGTGCCATTGGTACCGGTGATCTCTCGCATTGAACGCACCGGTGTCTTTGTCGATGACATGCTGCTAGGTGCACAGTCGCAAGAAATTGCCGCGCGTCTTGATGAGCTTGAGCAGAAGGCTTACGAAATCGCCGAGCAAGAGTTCAACATGAACTCACCAAAACAGCTGCAAGCGATTCTATTCGAAAAGATGGGTTTACCTGTGGTGAAGAAGACGCCATCGGGCGCGCCATCGACCAATGAAGAAGTGCTGCAAGAGCTGGCTCTGGATTACCCACTGCCGAAGTTGATTCTGGAATACCGTGGTTTGGCTAAGCTTAAGTCGACTTACACAGACAAGCTACCGAAGATGATCAATGCAGAGACAGGTCGCGTACATACTTCTTACCACCAAGCGGTAACGGCGACAGGTCGTCTATCTTCGACAGATCCAAACCTGCAGAACATTCCAATTCGTAACGAAGAAGGACGTCGTATTCGTCAGGCATTTGTCGCGCCTCACGGCTGGAAGATTCTTGCTGTCGATTACTCTCAGATTGAACTGCGTATCATGGCGCACCTATCTGGCGATAAAGCGCTACTTGAAGCCTTCCAACAAGGTAAAGATATCCACGCCGCAACGGCAGCTGAGATCATCGGCGTGAGCATTGATGATGTGACTTCAGAGCAGCGTCGTCGCGCGAAAGCGGTTAACTTTGGTCTTATCTACGGTATGAGTGCCTTTGGTCTTGCGAAGCAGCTAGGTATTCCTCGTGGCGAAGCTCAGCACTACATGGATACTTACTTTGAGCGTTACCCTGGCGTAATGCAGTATATGGAAGACACACGCAGCGCGGCTTCTGAGCAGGGCTTTGTTGAGACGATTTACGGTCGTCGTCTACACCTACCAGAAATTAAATCTCGTAACGGTATGCGTCGTAAGGCAGCGGAGCGTGCGGCGATCAACGCACCAATGCAAGGTACTGCGGCTGACATCATCAAGAAAGCGATGCTGTTGGTGGATGAGTGGATTCAAGCTGAAGGCGCGGGTCGCGTGAAGCTACTGATGCAAGTACACGATGAACTGGTGTTTGAAGTAGAAGAGTCAGCATTAGCTGAAATTGAAAGTAAAGTACAAGAATTGATGGAATCAGCCGCTGAGCTAGATGTCCCACTGGTTGCGGAAGCAGGCCATGGTGACAACTGGGATCAGGCCCACTAA
- a CDS encoding c-type cytochrome, producing the protein MKKLALILSLLASCSVWAQGSIEAGKAKSQTCVACHGADGNSLITQYPKLAGQHEKYLEKQLKDLKLGMTSGGKQGRNEPVMGAMAMPLSEQDMADLAAYYASLPISNNSTPENVVEEGQVLYTAGDAERGLTACIACHGPRGNGTELSGFPKISGQHAEYIKAQLEKFRDGSRNNDMNAMMRDVAKKLTDADIETLSKYVGGLH; encoded by the coding sequence ATGAAGAAATTAGCGCTAATTTTGAGTCTATTAGCCAGCTGCTCAGTATGGGCTCAAGGTAGTATTGAAGCTGGTAAAGCCAAATCACAAACATGTGTTGCCTGCCACGGTGCTGACGGCAACAGTCTGATCACACAGTACCCTAAACTGGCTGGTCAACATGAGAAATACCTAGAGAAGCAGTTAAAAGATCTCAAGTTAGGTATGACTAGTGGTGGTAAACAAGGTCGTAATGAGCCTGTAATGGGTGCAATGGCGATGCCTCTGTCTGAACAAGACATGGCTGACCTAGCTGCATATTACGCATCTCTGCCTATCTCTAACAACTCTACGCCAGAGAACGTAGTAGAAGAGGGTCAGGTTCTATACACTGCGGGTGACGCTGAACGCGGCCTAACGGCGTGTATCGCTTGTCACGGTCCTCGTGGTAACGGTACAGAGCTATCTGGTTTCCCTAAGATTTCTGGTCAGCACGCAGAATACATCAAGGCACAGCTTGAGAAATTCCGCGATGGTAGCCGTAACAACGACATGAACGCGATGATGCGTGATGTAGCTAAAAAGCTAACAGACGCAGACATTGAAACCTTATCGAAGTACGTTGGTGGTCTACACTAA
- a CDS encoding GTP-binding protein, with protein MLKKWTLLRILALISLLMPLLFTPLSLHAEQTQTPPPALMNVDMTLDLDGMEKYAKEASQSLQVISESLQSIVNNPNLSQDQQQALDETIASINQLSIATTQSINHLPEVFEHSRMTFQQTSQTLLDDIQSKILIALVAIVAVIILALIAIYLLILKPMQHTLVQATSNISAMAKSIQITAEALKYSTDQQQYLMEAIDQKSDAQESLTTEKQSK; from the coding sequence ATGTTAAAAAAATGGACACTGCTACGAATTTTGGCCCTTATCAGCTTGTTGATGCCACTATTATTCACGCCACTATCGCTGCATGCCGAACAGACCCAGACTCCGCCGCCAGCTCTGATGAATGTCGACATGACTCTCGACCTCGATGGTATGGAGAAATATGCCAAAGAAGCCAGCCAGTCGCTGCAGGTCATCTCTGAGTCACTGCAGTCTATTGTCAATAATCCCAATCTCAGTCAAGACCAACAACAAGCGCTCGATGAAACAATCGCTAGTATTAATCAATTGAGCATCGCAACGACCCAATCGATCAATCACCTTCCCGAAGTGTTTGAACACTCACGAATGACCTTCCAGCAGACTAGCCAAACTTTACTTGATGATATCCAGAGCAAAATATTGATTGCCTTGGTCGCTATCGTGGCTGTCATCATCTTGGCTTTGATTGCTATCTATCTACTGATTCTAAAACCGATGCAACATACTCTCGTCCAAGCCACCAGCAATATCTCGGCGATGGCGAAATCCATCCAGATCACTGCGGAAGCGTTGAAATACAGCACCGACCAACAACAGTACTTAATGGAAGCCATTGATCAAAAAAGCGATGCGCAGGAAAGCTTAACGACTGAAAAGCAGAGCAAATAA
- the yihA gene encoding ribosome biogenesis GTP-binding protein YihA/YsxC, with the protein MSVKIHYQNTHFITSAPDIRHLPEDEGIEIAFAGRSNAGKSSALNRVTNQKSLAKTSKTPGRTQLINLFKVTDGCHIVDLPGYGFAQVPLEMKKKWQKSLGEYLQKRESLKGLVVLMDIRHPMKDLDQQMIYWAIDSRIPVQVLLTKADKLKQGARKAQLLKIRKDAQSFGGDVAVDVFSSLKGIGVDQLRSKMDEWFAPALAEQMIDELAEEERNDEV; encoded by the coding sequence GTGAGCGTAAAAATTCATTATCAAAACACGCATTTCATTACCAGTGCACCTGATATTCGTCACTTACCAGAAGACGAAGGGATCGAAATTGCGTTCGCAGGACGCTCCAATGCTGGTAAATCTAGTGCACTAAATCGCGTGACCAACCAAAAAAGTCTAGCGAAAACCAGTAAGACCCCAGGTCGTACTCAACTGATCAACCTGTTTAAGGTGACTGACGGTTGTCATATTGTCGATTTACCAGGGTACGGCTTCGCGCAAGTACCACTAGAAATGAAGAAAAAGTGGCAGAAGTCACTGGGTGAATACCTTCAAAAGCGTGAATCGTTAAAAGGTTTGGTGGTATTGATGGATATCCGCCACCCAATGAAGGACCTTGACCAACAGATGATCTACTGGGCTATCGATAGCCGCATCCCAGTACAAGTCCTGCTAACTAAGGCCGACAAGCTAAAACAAGGCGCGCGCAAAGCACAGCTACTCAAGATTCGTAAAGATGCGCAATCTTTCGGAGGTGATGTTGCCGTTGACGTGTTCTCTTCTCTAAAAGGCATTGGTGTTGACCAGCTACGCAGCAAAATGGACGAATGGTTCGCACCTGCGCTTGCTGAGCAAATGATCGATGAACTTGCAGAAGAAGAGCGCAACGACGAGGTCTAA